Proteins encoded together in one Camelina sativa cultivar DH55 chromosome 9, Cs, whole genome shotgun sequence window:
- the LOC104711222 gene encoding glycine-rich protein 3 short isoform-like, producing MASKSFVLLGLFAVLLVISDVAWASASKPGPVKSEETVQPDHQGGGGYHISGGSGGGGGGGGYCHYGCCYKGFRGCSRCCSYAGEAVQTQPGH from the exons ATGGCTTCCAAGTCTTTTGTTCTGTTGGGTCTATTTGCAGTTCTTCTTGTCATCTCAGATGTGGCCTGGGCATCTGCTAGCAAACCCG GCCCGGTGAAGAGTGAGGAAACTGTGCAACCTGATCATCAAGGTGGTGGAGGTTATCACATCTCCGGAGGatcaggaggaggaggaggaggaggtggataCTGCCACTACGGCTGCTGCTATAAGGGTTTCCGTGGCTGCTCAAGGTGTTGCTCGTATGCCGGAGAAGCTGTTCAGACTCAGCCCGGTCACTGA